One segment of Fuscovulum ytuae DNA contains the following:
- a CDS encoding HPr family phosphocarrier protein encodes MTARVFRIINEKGLHARASAKFVEVVEGHDAQAQVTKDGMTVSGDSIMGLLMLAASRGTEIAVATSGAEAEKLADALEALVANRFGEDY; translated from the coding sequence ATGACGGCACGGGTGTTTCGGATCATCAATGAAAAGGGGCTGCATGCGCGCGCCTCGGCCAAATTCGTGGAAGTGGTCGAAGGGCATGATGCGCAGGCGCAGGTGACAAAGGACGGGATGACCGTGTCGGGGGATTCGATCATGGGTCTTCTGATGTTGGCCGCGTCGCGCGGGACAGAGATCGCGGTGGCGACAAGCGGCGCAGAGGCGGAGAAGCTTGCCGATGCGCTGGAGGCGCTGGTTGCAAACCGCTTCGGTGAAGACTACTGA
- the rapZ gene encoding RNase adapter RapZ — translation MGHRLLLVTGPSGAGRSTSIDALEDLGYEVIDNLPLRLVPRLIEGAPLERPIALGLDVRNRDFNVTALIELIDTLTRDPRVALQVLYVDCAPSELIRRYSQTRRRHPLAPAETPAEGIAREIDLLAPIRVRADHLIDTTEMSPHDLKAELAQWFGQSVASRMAVSLQSFSYKRGLPRGVDMVFDCRFLRNPYWEAALRDLDGRDAAVVAHVADDPRFAEFFERVSGLVQFLLPASVAEGKAHLSIGFGCTGGQHRSVAVAEMLGKALAEAGWAVSKRHRELERRAAVTPGAAGTGMGGVTGA, via the coding sequence ATGGGGCACCGGCTTTTGCTGGTCACCGGTCCTTCGGGGGCAGGGCGCAGCACGTCGATCGACGCGCTGGAGGATCTTGGCTATGAGGTGATCGACAACCTGCCCCTGCGGCTTGTGCCGCGTCTGATCGAGGGCGCGCCGCTGGAGCGGCCCATCGCGTTGGGCCTTGATGTGCGCAACCGGGATTTCAATGTCACCGCCTTGATCGAGTTGATCGACACTTTGACGCGCGACCCGAGGGTGGCGTTGCAAGTGTTGTATGTGGACTGTGCGCCGTCGGAACTGATCCGGCGCTATAGCCAGACGCGGCGGCGGCATCCCTTGGCCCCGGCGGAAACGCCCGCCGAAGGGATCGCGCGTGAGATCGACCTTTTGGCCCCGATCCGGGTGCGGGCGGATCACCTGATCGACACGACGGAGATGAGCCCGCATGACTTGAAGGCAGAGCTTGCGCAATGGTTCGGGCAGTCTGTGGCGTCGCGGATGGCGGTGTCCTTGCAGAGCTTTAGCTATAAGCGTGGGCTGCCGCGGGGCGTGGATATGGTGTTTGACTGCCGGTTTCTGCGGAACCCCTATTGGGAGGCCGCTTTGCGCGATCTGGACGGGCGTGATGCGGCGGTGGTGGCGCATGTGGCGGATGACCCGCGCTTTGCGGAATTCTTTGAAAGAGTGAGCGGGTTGGTGCAATTCCTGCTTCCGGCATCGGTTGCCGAGGGCAAGGCGCATCTGTCCATCGGCTTTGGCTGCACAGGCGGGCAACATCGCAGCGTGGCGGTGGCCGAAATGCTTGGCAAGGCGCTTGCAGAGGCGGGTTGGGCGGTGTCAAAACGGCACCGGGAACTGGAACGCAGGGCGGCGGTGACGCCGGGTGCTGCGGGCACGGGAATGGGCGGGGTGACGGGCGCGTGA
- a CDS encoding lysophospholipid acyltransferase family protein yields MTDTSQSEEVRTLEVSEDELARRRAARAERPYDMRRLSYAGTFKNPFKANTIRTIEWLTAKVTLLRLIRDFERTGAPQGAPFWPKAIRQMGITIQTPPEEIALIPKTGPLVVVSNHPSGLVDGMVLAEMVNRVRSDFKILTRSLLTGIPEVEEFMIPVPFPHEDNARELGLQMRDETMKHLKAGGVIILFPAGKVAMSEGWWGPAVEAEWNVFTHKIVRSSGATILPVFFPGQNSRAFQIANQISDTLRQGLLLYEIKRCLFKPTRPVIGPPIPATELKNWEGNPRGFLAWLREYTLSLKG; encoded by the coding sequence GTGACCGATACGTCGCAAAGCGAAGAGGTGCGCACCCTTGAGGTGAGCGAGGACGAGCTGGCCCGGCGGCGGGCGGCGCGGGCCGAGCGGCCCTATGACATGCGGCGGCTGTCCTATGCGGGGACGTTTAAGAACCCGTTCAAGGCGAACACGATCCGCACCATCGAATGGTTGACGGCGAAGGTCACGCTCTTGCGGTTGATCCGGGATTTCGAGCGGACGGGAGCGCCGCAGGGTGCGCCTTTCTGGCCCAAGGCGATCCGTCAGATGGGGATAACGATCCAGACGCCGCCCGAAGAGATTGCCCTTATCCCGAAGACGGGGCCACTGGTGGTGGTGTCGAACCATCCGTCGGGGTTGGTCGATGGGATGGTGTTGGCCGAGATGGTCAATCGTGTGCGGTCGGATTTCAAGATCCTGACGCGGTCCTTGCTGACGGGGATACCGGAGGTCGAGGAATTCATGATCCCGGTGCCTTTTCCGCATGAGGATAATGCGCGGGAACTGGGCCTGCAGATGCGGGACGAGACGATGAAGCACCTGAAGGCGGGCGGGGTGATCATCCTGTTCCCCGCTGGCAAGGTGGCGATGAGCGAGGGCTGGTGGGGGCCAGCTGTGGAGGCGGAGTGGAACGTCTTCACCCATAAGATCGTGCGGTCATCGGGGGCGACGATCCTGCCGGTATTCTTCCCCGGCCAGAATTCGCGTGCGTTCCAGATTGCCAACCAGATCAGCGACACGCTGCGGCAGGGTCTGCTGCTGTATGAGATCAAGCGTTGTTTGTTCAAGCCGACACGGCCCGTGATCGGCCCGCCGATCCCGGCGACGGAATTGAAAAACTGGGAGGGGAACCCGCGAGGGTTTCTGGCCTGGCTGAGGGAATATACGCTTTCACTGAAAGGGTAG
- a CDS encoding PTS sugar transporter subunit IIA, with translation MIGIVIVAHGGLAREYLSAVEHVVGKQDAMRAIAIEDDHDRKAKQAEICAAADAVDTGAGVVVVTDMFGGSPSNLSLMACIGADRRIVYGANLPMLIKLAKSRDLTVPEAVAAALDAGRKYINSLDLGGGA, from the coding sequence GTGATCGGTATCGTGATCGTGGCACATGGCGGGCTGGCGCGGGAATATCTTTCCGCGGTCGAGCATGTCGTGGGCAAGCAGGATGCGATGCGGGCCATCGCCATCGAGGATGACCATGACCGCAAGGCCAAGCAGGCCGAGATCTGTGCCGCCGCCGATGCGGTGGATACGGGCGCGGGCGTGGTGGTGGTGACGGATATGTTCGGGGGATCGCCGTCGAACCTATCGCTCATGGCCTGTATCGGGGCGGATCGGCGCATCGTCTATGGGGCGAACCTGCCGATGCTGATCAAGCTGGCAAAGTCGCGCGATTTGACGGTGCCGGAGGCTGTGGCCGCCGCGCTTGACGCCGGGCGGAAGTATATCAACAGTCTGGACCTTGGCGGTGGGGCGTGA